A genomic region of Eucalyptus grandis isolate ANBG69807.140 chromosome 5, ASM1654582v1, whole genome shotgun sequence contains the following coding sequences:
- the LOC120293952 gene encoding disease resistance protein RUN1-like, with amino-acid sequence MDVRNNFLSHLYIAFDRNGIHSFVDSEELRKGKEISPALMRAIEESHVAIIIFSEEHASSPWCLEELVKIMECKEQKGLKVLPVFYKVEPREVKVRRKSYGRNMAKHELKFGKDSEKVKRWKKTLFDAGNLSGWDMNNRKVGIRRDLIDRALRYADGLPLALEVLGSFLYGREESAWDSTLHKLSKSPDQTINRVLKTSFDGLGGSEREIFLDIACFFKRKRIEYIKEVLDNCDFDPIIGIEILIERSLIKNVNGTLQMHDLVQLMGKDIVKHECPDDPRKCSRLWLFEEVQDILREYTRKNVIKAIVLDLPTPKEMTISPNAFTNMRRLRMFIMPKVHIFSRGPICLPNELSWLEWANYPDLEFGPGQKKLVRLHVKNGHIKQLGSNFQNFINLKSIEFCDCKFLAIVPDLSSAPNLERLYLLRCESLVEVHQSAGYLDKLKILSISSCSNLRIFPSTLKTKSLQNLDLSYCHKLEKYPDIPEKMEHLQHLDLQWMAIKELPTSIENLVSVETIDLGYCENLTRLPLSIHKLKNLKALYLYNCSNLAVFPKNLENPIYRMAIWDSQV; translated from the exons ATGGATGTTCGTAACAACTTCCTTAGTCATCTCTATATAGCTTTTGACCGGAATGGAATACACAGTTTTGTGGATAGCGAAGAGCttaggaaaggaaaggaaatatcACCGGCACTCATGAGAGCAATCGAGGAATCACACGTCgcaatcatcattttctccgAGGAGCACGCTTCCTCACCATGGTGTTTGGAAGAGCTTGTGAAaatcatggagtgcaaggagcaaAAAGGCTTGAAGGTGTTGCCcgtgttttacaaagtggaaccaaGAGAAGTGAAAGTGAGGAGAAAGAGTTATGGGAGAAATATGGCTAAGCATGAGTTAAAGTTCGGGAAGGATtcagagaaagtgaagagatggaagaaaacTCTCTTTGATGCTGGTAACTTGTCTGGGTGGGATATGAATAACAG GAAAGTTGGAATAAGAAGGGATCTCATTGATAGGGCACTGCGCTATGCTGACGGCCTTCCATTAGCCCTCGAAGTGTTGGGCTCATTCTTATATGGAAGGGAGGAATCTGCGTGGGATAGTACATTGCATAAACTCTCAAAAAGTCCCGACCAAACTATCAATCGAGTTCTCAAAACAAGCTTCGATGGATTGGGGGGTAGTGAGAGGGAGATTTTCCTCgatattgcttgtttctttaagAGGAAGAGAATAGAATACATCAAGGAAGTTCTTGATAACTGTGATTTTGACCCAATtataggaatagaaattctcATCGAGAGGTCCCTGATAAAAAATGTGAATGGAACCTTACAAATGCATgatttggttcaattgatgGGTAAGGATATCGTTAAACATGAATGTCCCGATGATCCTAGGAAGTGTAGTAGGTTATGGCTTTTTGAAGAGGTTCAAGACATTCTACGCGAATATACG AGAAAGAATGTGATAAAGGCCATAGTATTGGACTTGCCTACACCAAAAGAGATGACCATTAGTCCTAATGCTTTCACAAACATGAGAAGGTTGAGAATGTTTATAATGCCTAAAGTGCATATCTTTTCACGAGGTCCAATATGCCTCCCTAATGAGCTTAGCTGGCTTGAATGGGCCAATTACCCGGATCTAGAATTCGGCCCTGGTCAAAAGAAACTTGTGAGACTCCATGTCAAGAATGGTCATATCAAACAATTAGGAAGCAACTTTCAG aattttataaatttgaagTCCATCGAGTTCTGCGATTGCAAGTTCTTGGCTATTGTTCCTGATCTTTCATCAGCTCCAAATCTGGAGAGGTTATATCTTTTAAGGTGTGAAAGCTTGGTGGAGGTTCACCAATCTGCCGGATATCTTGacaagttaaaaattttgtCGATATCAAGTTGCTCTAATCTTAGGATCTTTCCAAGCACACTCAAGACAAAGTCTCTTCAAAACCTTGATCTCTCTTATTGCCATAAACTTGAGAAATACCCTGATATTCCGGAAAAGATGGAACATTTACAGCATCTTGATCTACAATGGATGGCTATTAAAGAACTCCCTACATCAATTGAAAATCTTGTTTCTGTAGagacaatagatttaggatatTGCGAAAACCTCACAAGGCTTCCATTGAGCATTCATAAGTTGAAAAATCTCAAGGCTCTCTATCTTTACAATTGCTCGAATCTTGCCGTGTTTCCAAAGAACTTGGAGAATCCAATTTATCGGATGGCGATTTGGGATTCCCAAGTCTAA